A genomic segment from Saimiri boliviensis isolate mSaiBol1 chromosome 14, mSaiBol1.pri, whole genome shotgun sequence encodes:
- the ZNF790 gene encoding zinc finger protein 790 isoform X2: protein MLSHGPCLCIYQPDVFSSLEKGKEPWKILRNETRGRCPDMRSKCPIKKLLPKNGIYEREIAQLEIRKICKKHSLECLCFRGDWEGNVQFQTLQDNQEECFKQGILTYVKMPAFNQHTAFNLHQRLNTGDKLNEFKELGKAFISCSDRTQHQLIHTSEKFCEDKECGNTFLPDSEVTQYQTVDTVKKAYECKECGKSFSLRSSLTGHKRIHTGEKPFKCKECGKAFRFHSQLSVHKRIHTGEKSYECKECGKAFSCGSDLTRHQRIHTGEKPYECSECRKAFSQRSHLIKHQRIHTGEKPYECKECGKAFTRGSHLTQHQRIHTGEKFHECKECGKAFIRGSNLAQHQNVHVGRKPYKCEKCGKAYIWSSHLARHQRIHTGRKPYECKQCGKTFTWASYLAQHEKIHNERISYECKECGKTFPHGSEFNRHQKIHTGERNYECKECGKTFFRGSELNRHQKIHTGKRPYECEECGKAFLWGSQLTRHQRMHTGEEPYVCKECGKSFIWGSQLTRHRRIHTDGQPYGCKKSSHIFSHHSYLAEQKIDNGANLCEWTDYGNTFCHDSNFAQHQNIYTFEKSYEFKDFEKAFSSSSHFISLL from the coding sequence ACATGCGATCCAAGTGTCCGATCAAGAAGTTATTACCAAAAAATGGCATTTATGAAAGAGAAATAGCCCAACTGGAAATAAGgaaaatttgtaaaaaacacagccttgaatgtttgtgttttagaGGTGATTGGGAAGGCAATGTTCAGTTTCAGACACTACAAGATAATCAAGAGGAATGTTTCAAGCAGGGGATACTCACCTATGTTAAAATGCCCGCTtttaaccaacacacagccttTAATCTACACCAGAGACTTAACACAGGAGACAAACTGAATGAATTTAAAGAATTGGGGAAAGCCTTTATTTCTTGCTCAGATCGTACTCAACATCAGTTAATTCACACAAGTGAGAAATTCTGTGAAGATAAAGAATGTGGAAATacctttcttcctgattcagagGTTACTCAATATCAGACAGTTGACACTGTTAAAAAAGCAtatgaatgtaaagaatgtgggaagTCTTTTAGTTTACGTTCGAGTCTTACTGGTCATAAGAGAATTCATACCGGAGAGAAACCTTttaaatgtaaggaatgtggaaagGCCTTTAGATTTCATTCACAACTTAGTGTCCATAAGCGAATTCATACTGGTGAGAAATCTTacgaatgtaaggaatgtgggaaggcctttagTTGTGGCTCAGATCTTACTcgacatcagagaattcataccggtgaaaaaccctatgaatgtagtGAATGTAGAAAGGCCTTTAGTCAGCGATCACATCTTATTaaacatcagagaattcacactggTGAAAAACCTTATGAATGTAAGGAGTGTGGGAAAGCTTTTACTCGTGGGTCACACCTAACTcagcatcagagaattcatactggtgaGAAATTTCATGAGTGTaaggaatgtggaaaagcctttatTCGTGGTTCAAATCTTGCTCAACATCAGAATGTTCATGTTGGTAggaaaccttacaaatgtgagAAATGTGGGAAAGCCTATATCTGGAGCTCACACCTTGCTCGACATCAGCGAATTCATACTGGTAggaaaccttatgaatgtaagCAATGTGGGAAGACTTTTACTTGGGCTTCATACCTTGCTCAACATGAGAAAATTCATAATGAGAGGATATCCtatgaatgtaaagaatgtggaaagacCTTTCCTCATGGCTCAGAGTTTAATCGACatcagaaaattcatactggTGAGAGAAactatgaatgtaaggaatgtggaaagACCTTTTTTCGTGGTTCAGAACTTAATCGACatcagaaaattcatactggaaaGAGGCCATatgaatgtgaagaatgtggaaaagcctttctctgggGCTCACAACTTACTCGACATCAGAGAATGCATACTGGTGAGGAACCTTATGtatgtaaagaatgtgggaaatCTTTTATCTGGGGTTCACAGCTTACACGACATAGGAGAATTCACACTGATGGACAACCCTATGGATGCAAGAAAAGTAGCCACATCTTTAGTCACCATTCATATCTTGCTGAACAAAAAATTGATAATGGTGCAAATCTCTGTGAATGGACAGACTATGGGAACACCTTTTGTCATGATTCAAACTTTGCTCAACACCAGAATATTTACACTTTTGAGAAATCCTATGAATTTAAAGATTTTGAGAAAGCATTTTCTTCAAGCTCTCACTTCATTTCACTCTTGTGA